A stretch of Branchiostoma lanceolatum isolate klBraLanc5 chromosome 14, klBraLanc5.hap2, whole genome shotgun sequence DNA encodes these proteins:
- the LOC136449127 gene encoding mitotic spindle assembly checkpoint protein MAD2A-like: MAGVLQAAKNSITLKGSAEIVAEFFSYGINSILYQRGIYPPETFSRVQKYGLTLLVTTDNELKTYLNNVLMQLKDWLLDKTVEKLVVVVTSIDTQEVLERWQFDIECDKTMTDDSKPREKSQKEINDEIKAVIRQITASVTFLPLLEENCSFDLLIYTDKDLQVPETWEESGPHFIAKSEEVRLRSFSTSIHKVDAMVCYKNAD; the protein is encoded by the exons ATGGCGGGCGTTCTGCAAGCGGCTAAAAACTCCATCACGTTAAAAGGGTCCGCAGAAATTGTAGCAGAGTTTTTCT CGTACGGTATAAACTCTATCCTGTACCAGCGCGGCATCTACCCTCCGGAGACGTTCAGCCGCGTGCAGAAGTACGGCCTGACGTTACTGGTCACGACAGACAACGAGCTGAAGACGTACCTAAACAATGTCCTGATGCAGCTGAAAG ACTGGCTATTGGACAAAACTGTAGAGAAGTTGGTTGTCGTGGTAACAAGCATCGACACACAAGAAGTACTGGAGAGATGGCAGTTTGACATTGAGTGTGACAAGACAATGACAGACGATAG TAAACCTCGCGAGAAATCGCAGAAGGAAATCAACGATGAGATCAAGGCCGTGATACGACAGATCACCGCGTCGGTGACGTTCCTACCCCTCCTGGAGGAGAACT GTTCCTTTGACTTGCTCATCTACACAGACAAAGATCTGCAGGTCCCTGAAACCTGGGAGGAGTCCGGGCCTCACTTCATCGCTAAGTCTGAGGAGGTCCGACTCCGCTCCTTCAGTACCTCCATTCACAAGGTGGACGCCATGGTCTGCTACAAGAACGCCGACTGA